From Micromonospora rifamycinica, a single genomic window includes:
- a CDS encoding metallophosphoesterase produces MLAILGFVGTLALITGLIHFYLWKRLVKDTTGPGRWRRVGTVVALVLAVLVPATMAGTQVAGAFWLAWPGYLWLAVMFYLLIVLLALEVPMAVTRLVLRRRSAAAEATAAAPEPALVGAAGSADPPAAEAVDRPDHDESRRLLLARGAAIFAGLTAAGITGYGVRTALGPPQLDRVRIPLAKLPRSMDGLRIATVSDIHLGPLRGRGHTERIVAMINRLDADLVAVVGDLVDGSVAELGEAAEPLRDLRSRYGNFFVTGNHEYYSGVEEWVAEVDRLGLRVLQNERQEIRARGGVLDLAGINDVTADGTGIAGPADFTAALGGRDVSRPVVLLAHQPIAAREAATFGVDLQLSGHTHGGQLAPFNLAVKLQQPVVSGLGEVDGTKVYVTNGAGFWGPPVRVGAPPQVTLVELRAP; encoded by the coding sequence GTGTTGGCGATTCTGGGTTTCGTGGGCACGCTCGCGCTGATCACCGGGCTGATCCACTTCTACCTGTGGAAGCGGCTGGTCAAGGACACCACCGGCCCGGGCCGGTGGCGGCGGGTCGGCACGGTCGTCGCGCTGGTGCTGGCGGTGCTCGTCCCGGCGACGATGGCCGGCACCCAGGTCGCCGGGGCGTTCTGGCTGGCCTGGCCCGGTTACCTCTGGCTCGCGGTGATGTTCTACCTGCTGATCGTGCTGCTGGCGCTGGAGGTGCCGATGGCGGTGACCCGGCTGGTGCTGCGTCGCCGCAGCGCCGCCGCCGAGGCGACCGCCGCCGCCCCGGAACCGGCGCTGGTCGGTGCGGCCGGCAGCGCCGACCCGCCGGCCGCCGAGGCGGTGGACCGTCCCGACCACGACGAGTCCCGCCGGTTGCTGCTCGCCCGGGGGGCGGCGATCTTCGCCGGGCTCACCGCCGCCGGCATCACCGGGTACGGGGTCCGCACCGCACTCGGTCCGCCACAGCTCGACCGGGTACGTATCCCGCTGGCGAAGCTCCCCCGCAGCATGGACGGCCTGCGCATCGCCACCGTCTCGGACATCCACCTCGGCCCGCTGCGCGGTCGGGGGCACACCGAGCGGATCGTCGCGATGATCAACCGGCTGGACGCCGACCTGGTGGCCGTCGTCGGTGACCTGGTCGACGGCTCGGTCGCCGAGTTGGGCGAGGCCGCCGAGCCGCTGCGTGACCTGCGTTCCCGGTACGGCAACTTCTTCGTCACCGGCAACCACGAGTACTACTCCGGGGTCGAGGAGTGGGTGGCCGAGGTCGACCGGCTCGGCCTGCGGGTGCTGCAGAACGAGCGGCAGGAGATCCGGGCCCGGGGCGGGGTGCTCGACCTGGCCGGGATCAACGACGTCACCGCCGACGGCACCGGCATCGCCGGCCCCGCCGACTTCACCGCCGCGCTCGGCGGCCGGGACGTCAGCCGCCCGGTGGTGCTGCTCGCCCACCAGCCGATCGCCGCCCGCGAGGCGGCCACGTTCGGCGTCGACCTGCAACTGTCCGGGCACACCCACGGCGGTCAGCTCGCCCCGTTCAACCTGGCCGTCAAGCTCCAGCAGCCGGTGGTCTCCGGGCTCGGCGAGGTCGACGGCACCAAGGTCTACGTCACCAACGGGGCCGGTTTCTGGGGGCCACCGGTCCGCGTCGGCGCACCGCCGCAGGTGACCCTGGTCGAGCTGCGCGCCCCGTGA
- a CDS encoding MoaD/ThiS family protein, translating to MHLTVRYFAGARAAAGRSEETASAGRPLDELLGELAHRHGPRLAAVLQVASFLVDGVACHDRQTPLPAGATIDVLPPFAGG from the coding sequence GTGCACCTCACCGTCCGGTACTTCGCCGGGGCGCGGGCCGCCGCCGGCCGCAGCGAGGAGACCGCATCCGCCGGTCGCCCGCTGGACGAACTCCTCGGCGAACTCGCGCACCGGCACGGCCCCCGGCTGGCCGCGGTGCTCCAGGTGGCGAGTTTCCTGGTCGACGGGGTGGCCTGCCATGATCGTCAGACACCGTTGCCGGCCGGGGCCACGATCGACGTGCTGCCTCCCTTCGCGGGCGGCTGA
- the moaA gene encoding GTP 3',8-cyclase MoaA, with product MTAAPTTAGVLVDRYGRIARDLRVSLTDKCNLRCTYCMPAEGLPWLAGPQLLTDAEIVRLVRVAVQRLGVTEVRFTGGEPLIRPGLVGIVAAVAALTPRPRISLTTNGLGLDRLAPALRDAGLDRVNVSLDTLDPARFAALTRRDRLPDVLAGLAGAAAAGLTPIKVNAVLMRGVNDDEAPALLRFALDHGYELRFIEQMPLDAQHGWDRATMVTADEILASLAAEFPLTPDPAERGAAPAETWLVGGGPARVGVIGTVTRPFCGDCDRTRLTADGQLRNCLFATEESDLRGALRAGADDAELARRWQAATVVKRAGHGIDDPTFLQPVRPMSAIGG from the coding sequence GTGACCGCCGCCCCGACGACCGCCGGCGTCCTCGTCGACCGGTACGGCCGGATCGCCCGGGACCTACGCGTGTCGCTGACCGACAAGTGCAACCTGCGCTGCACCTACTGCATGCCGGCCGAGGGGCTGCCCTGGCTGGCCGGGCCGCAACTGCTCACCGACGCGGAGATCGTCCGGCTGGTCCGGGTCGCGGTGCAGCGGCTCGGGGTGACCGAGGTGCGGTTCACCGGTGGCGAGCCGCTGATCCGGCCGGGGCTGGTCGGCATCGTCGCCGCCGTGGCCGCCCTCACCCCCCGACCCCGGATCTCGCTGACCACCAACGGTCTCGGGCTGGACCGGCTCGCCCCGGCGCTGCGCGACGCCGGGCTGGACCGGGTGAACGTGTCGCTGGACACCCTGGACCCGGCCCGGTTCGCCGCGCTGACCCGGCGGGACCGGCTGCCCGACGTGCTCGCCGGGCTGGCCGGGGCCGCCGCCGCCGGGCTCACCCCGATCAAGGTCAACGCGGTGCTGATGCGCGGGGTGAACGACGACGAGGCACCGGCGCTGCTGCGGTTCGCCCTCGACCACGGCTACGAGCTGCGGTTCATCGAGCAGATGCCGCTGGACGCCCAGCACGGTTGGGACCGGGCCACGATGGTCACCGCCGACGAGATCCTGGCGTCGCTGGCCGCCGAGTTCCCGCTCACCCCCGACCCGGCCGAGCGGGGTGCGGCCCCGGCCGAGACCTGGCTGGTCGGCGGCGGCCCGGCCCGGGTCGGCGTGATCGGCACGGTGACCCGGCCGTTCTGCGGCGACTGCGACCGGACCCGGCTCACCGCCGACGGGCAGCTCCGCAACTGCCTGTTCGCCACTGAGGAGTCCGACCTGCGCGGCGCGCTACGGGCCGGCGCGGACGACGCCGAACTCGCCCGCCGCTGGCAGGCCGCCACGGTGGTCAAACGGGCCGGCCACGGCATCGACGACCCGACCTTCCTGCAACCCGTCCGGCCCATGTCGGCGATCGGAGGCTGA
- a CDS encoding fructosamine kinase family protein yields the protein MDLAYLRAHPEHLPTFLTHQRIRETPVAGGDSCAASRLTLDDGHSVFTKTWPERAGRPVPAGFFATEAAGLRWLREAGAVAVPEVVVALPGLLALDWVDPGEPTPGAAERFGRELADTHRAGAAGFGAAWPGFIGTLDQDNTPDEGPWPQWFARRRLLPYLRMSVDGGALDGADATLVEQVVARIDEFGGDEPAARLHGDLWPGNLLWGADERVWLVDPAAHGGHRETDLAQLALFGGPPHHERIMAGYREAWPLADGWRERVPLHQLQLLLVHTALFGGAYRDAVVGAARAALRGVGRATVDE from the coding sequence ATGGACCTGGCGTACCTGCGGGCGCACCCGGAGCACCTGCCCACCTTCCTGACCCACCAGCGAATCCGGGAGACCCCGGTGGCGGGCGGGGACAGCTGCGCGGCCTCCCGGCTGACCCTGGACGACGGCCACTCGGTCTTCACCAAGACCTGGCCGGAGCGGGCCGGCCGCCCAGTGCCGGCGGGCTTCTTCGCCACCGAGGCCGCCGGTCTGCGCTGGCTGCGCGAGGCCGGCGCGGTGGCCGTACCGGAGGTGGTGGTGGCGCTGCCCGGGCTGTTGGCGCTCGACTGGGTGGACCCGGGCGAGCCGACGCCCGGGGCGGCCGAGCGGTTCGGTCGGGAGCTGGCCGACACCCACCGGGCCGGCGCTGCCGGGTTCGGGGCGGCCTGGCCCGGGTTCATCGGCACGCTCGACCAGGACAACACGCCCGACGAGGGACCGTGGCCGCAGTGGTTCGCCCGGCGGCGGCTCCTGCCGTACCTGCGGATGTCGGTCGACGGCGGGGCGCTCGACGGCGCGGACGCCACGCTGGTCGAGCAGGTGGTCGCGCGGATCGACGAGTTCGGCGGCGACGAGCCGGCGGCCCGGCTGCACGGCGACCTGTGGCCGGGCAACCTGCTCTGGGGCGCGGACGAGCGGGTGTGGCTGGTCGACCCGGCGGCGCACGGCGGGCACCGGGAGACCGACCTGGCCCAGCTGGCGCTCTTCGGCGGCCCGCCGCACCACGAGCGGATCATGGCCGGCTACCGGGAGGCGTGGCCGCTGGCCGACGGCTGGCGGGAACGGGTGCCGCTGCACCAGCTCCAGCTCCTGCTGGTGCACACCGCCCTGTTCGGTGGGGCGTACCGCGATGCGGTCGTCGGTGCCGCCCGAGCGGCGCTGCGGGGCGTCGGCCGCGCTACGGTCGACGAGTGA
- a CDS encoding DUF4192 domain-containing protein, producing the protein MNATDRPRLTVRSPADLIAAVPYLLGFHPVDSIVVVAMRGRRIVFAARADLPEPGTDPLLPAGHLGDVIARQHADAATVVGFGPPERVTPTLDAVRSALADLGLPVLDALRVTGRRYWSYLCEAPDCCPPDGTPYDPDASQVAAAAVYAGQVALPDRAALTAQVAPAEGIDGAALRLAGDRAERRLLELLEAAPADDEFGERTIRRAGVAAVRRSQRRHRHGERLTDDEVAWLTLLLTHLPVRDHAWEHTDGREEDIALWGEVLRRAEDEVVPAPACLLAFAAWRAGQGALAAVALERALTLRPDYTLALILDDLLRRGVPPSDLDGWPTVTDPRVLRRRRRRPRRPR; encoded by the coding sequence ATGAACGCGACCGACCGCCCCCGGCTCACCGTCCGCTCTCCCGCCGACCTGATCGCCGCCGTGCCGTACCTGCTCGGTTTCCACCCCGTCGACAGCATCGTGGTGGTGGCGATGCGCGGCCGGCGGATCGTCTTCGCCGCCCGCGCCGACCTGCCCGAACCGGGCACCGACCCGCTGCTGCCGGCGGGACATCTCGGCGACGTCATCGCCCGGCAGCACGCCGACGCCGCCACCGTCGTCGGGTTCGGCCCGCCCGAACGGGTCACCCCGACGTTGGACGCCGTCCGTTCGGCGCTGGCGGACCTCGGCCTGCCCGTGCTCGACGCGCTGCGGGTCACCGGTCGCCGCTACTGGTCGTACCTCTGCGAAGCGCCGGACTGCTGCCCGCCCGACGGCACCCCGTACGACCCGGACGCCAGCCAGGTCGCCGCCGCCGCCGTCTACGCCGGTCAGGTGGCACTGCCCGACCGGGCGGCACTCACCGCCCAGGTCGCTCCGGCCGAGGGCATCGACGGGGCTGCGCTGCGCCTGGCCGGCGACCGGGCCGAACGACGCCTGCTGGAGCTGCTGGAAGCGGCCCCCGCCGACGACGAGTTCGGCGAGCGGACGATCCGCCGGGCCGGCGTGGCAGCGGTACGCCGGTCCCAGCGTCGGCACCGACACGGCGAACGGCTCACCGACGACGAGGTGGCCTGGCTGACCCTGCTCCTGACCCACCTACCGGTACGCGACCACGCGTGGGAGCACACCGACGGGCGGGAGGAGGACATCGCCCTGTGGGGCGAGGTGCTGCGCCGCGCCGAGGACGAGGTGGTCCCCGCCCCGGCCTGCCTGCTCGCCTTCGCCGCCTGGCGGGCCGGTCAGGGCGCGCTCGCCGCCGTGGCGCTGGAACGGGCGCTGACCCTCCGCCCCGACTACACCCTCGCCCTCATCCTCGACGACCTGTTGCGGCGTGGGGTGCCGCCGTCCGACCTGGACGGCTGGCCGACGGTGACCGACCCGCGAGTGCTGCGCCGTCGTCGTCGCCGGCCCCGACGCCCCCGCTGA
- a CDS encoding Abi family protein produces MSEATAQLLRQRFSAERLGTYQAAVGGDLDQAVALYEWNATMSGAFWITLGHVEVLIRNAMHQQLTEWSTRTYREPRWYLDPGRVLDERRHQQIAKAREQATRDSRQETPGRVVAELTFGFWPFLLTRAYDRSLWPHLRGVWPSRRLRRDVHGPLADLHELRNRIGHHEPIFNRPLKELQTKALDLAYWTCPATGDWIGSRCQVLTVLQARPWTVRAALAPPQRRGQHRPAQR; encoded by the coding sequence GTGTCTGAGGCGACAGCACAGCTACTGCGACAACGGTTCTCCGCAGAACGGCTGGGCACCTACCAGGCTGCGGTCGGCGGCGATCTTGACCAGGCCGTGGCGCTGTACGAGTGGAACGCCACCATGAGTGGCGCTTTCTGGATCACGCTGGGCCATGTCGAGGTGCTGATCCGCAATGCCATGCACCAGCAGTTGACCGAATGGTCCACCCGGACCTACCGAGAGCCCCGCTGGTACCTCGATCCTGGTCGGGTCCTGGACGAGCGCCGCCATCAGCAGATCGCCAAGGCCCGCGAGCAGGCCACCCGAGACAGCCGGCAGGAGACTCCTGGGCGGGTCGTCGCCGAACTCACCTTCGGGTTCTGGCCCTTCCTGCTCACCCGCGCCTACGACCGGTCACTCTGGCCGCATCTACGCGGCGTCTGGCCGAGCCGACGGCTGCGTCGAGATGTCCACGGTCCCCTGGCCGACCTACACGAGCTGCGCAACCGGATCGGCCATCATGAGCCGATCTTCAACCGACCGCTCAAGGAGTTGCAGACCAAGGCGCTGGACCTGGCCTACTGGACATGTCCCGCCACCGGAGACTGGATCGGATCGCGATGCCAGGTGCTCACCGTCCTACAGGCCCGGCCCTGGACCGTGCGTGCCGCTCTCGCGCCGCCGCAACGGCGGGGACAGCACCGTCCGGCCCAGCGCTGA
- a CDS encoding DUF397 domain-containing protein, producing MNLTDARWRKSTRSGASDGNCVEVADNLPGTVAIRDSKDPDGPALMFAPTSWRTFVAGLAARA from the coding sequence ATGAACCTGACTGATGCGCGCTGGCGGAAGTCCACCCGCAGTGGTGCGAGCGACGGAAACTGTGTCGAGGTTGCCGACAACCTTCCCGGCACGGTCGCTATACGAGACTCCAAGGACCCGGACGGGCCGGCCCTGATGTTCGCCCCGACCTCGTGGCGCACGTTCGTCGCCGGGTTGGCCGCTCGCGCCTGA
- a CDS encoding DUF397 domain-containing protein, translating into MDELTGARWRKSSRSSSNGGACVEVADNLPGTVAVRDSKDPHGPALTFTPTSWHMFVAGLIDQA; encoded by the coding sequence ATGGATGAGCTGACCGGCGCGCGATGGCGCAAGAGTAGCCGCAGCAGTTCCAATGGTGGAGCTTGTGTCGAGGTCGCCGACAACCTTCCGGGAACGGTCGCGGTCCGTGACTCAAAGGATCCTCATGGGCCAGCCCTGACGTTCACACCTACATCGTGGCACATGTTCGTCGCCGGGCTGATCGATCAAGCTTGA
- a CDS encoding helix-turn-helix domain-containing protein, with product MNRAVQRAMAAIGETAESLASQIGVDPKTAARWVNQGRIPQTRHRAKVAEILGKDIEELWPDILKKREPAWFRPWAEIEREASGLRWFESAVLPGVLQTPDYARAIIASGPLAADAEDHVESRLQRQAAVLDRARPPLLVFVIDEAALHRGTPDVMTPQLDHLVELAKRPNLMVHVLPLRAGLHPGQAGPFIIASTPDGEEVGYLDDQAAGRITKDVASLWEVWDTVRSVALPRDQTIEFLRARSWMS from the coding sequence GTGAATCGGGCAGTTCAGAGAGCGATGGCTGCGATCGGTGAGACCGCCGAAAGCCTCGCATCTCAGATCGGAGTTGATCCGAAGACAGCGGCCCGGTGGGTGAACCAGGGACGGATTCCCCAAACTCGCCACCGTGCCAAGGTTGCCGAGATCCTGGGCAAGGACATTGAGGAACTTTGGCCGGACATTCTGAAGAAGCGCGAGCCGGCATGGTTCAGACCGTGGGCCGAGATCGAGCGGGAGGCATCCGGTCTGCGATGGTTCGAGAGCGCCGTACTGCCGGGCGTACTCCAGACCCCCGACTACGCACGCGCCATCATCGCCAGCGGTCCGCTCGCCGCCGATGCAGAGGATCATGTGGAATCCCGCCTACAGCGGCAGGCGGCCGTCCTCGACCGAGCACGGCCGCCGTTGCTCGTGTTCGTGATCGACGAGGCAGCCCTGCACCGGGGAACCCCCGACGTCATGACTCCCCAGTTGGATCACCTGGTAGAGCTAGCCAAGCGACCGAATCTGATGGTCCATGTCCTGCCGCTACGCGCCGGGCTGCACCCAGGTCAGGCAGGACCGTTCATCATTGCGAGCACACCGGACGGTGAGGAGGTCGGCTACCTGGACGATCAGGCCGCGGGACGCATCACCAAGGACGTTGCCTCCCTTTGGGAGGTCTGGGATACAGTCAGGTCGGTAGCGCTGCCGCGCGACCAGACCATCGAATTCCTGAGGGCACGATCATGGATGAGCTGA
- a CDS encoding flavin reductase has translation MTGPLPGRHSPVRPIWLCRVDANPWPCGEAKLALLARYDGDRPGLLALLASLSAEATEHLTQLDNGRRIDLTDRFLAWVRPADH, from the coding sequence GTGACCGGGCCGCTGCCGGGCCGGCACTCGCCGGTGCGGCCGATCTGGCTGTGCCGGGTCGATGCGAACCCGTGGCCGTGCGGGGAGGCGAAACTCGCCCTCCTCGCCAGGTACGACGGCGACCGGCCCGGACTGCTCGCCCTGCTGGCCAGCTTGTCGGCGGAGGCGACCGAACACCTGACGCAGCTCGACAACGGTCGTCGGATCGACCTGACCGACCGTTTCCTGGCCTGGGTCCGCCCGGCGGATCACTGA
- the fdhD gene encoding formate dehydrogenase accessory sulfurtransferase FdhD has translation MGRATDRRSVLRIDLDAADDARVALRRPDTLAVEEPLEIRVGPGGPGRRRPLAVTMRTPGDDLDLAIGFLLTEGLIRTDADVQTAQLCSGAETPNTYNVVDVVLAPGVPAPAVDPARNFYTTSSCGVCGKASIDAVRTRSRFTVADDPLTVPAKLLAELPDRLRVAQRAFDRTGGLHAAGLFTPDGELVVLREDVGRHNAVDKVVGWAVRQRRLPLAGHLLLVSGRASFELTQKAWMAGLPLLAAVSAPSTLAADLADEAGMTLVGFLRGRTMNVYTRPQRVTS, from the coding sequence ATGGGACGGGCCACTGACCGGCGGAGCGTGCTCCGGATCGACCTCGACGCGGCGGACGACGCCCGGGTGGCGCTGCGCCGACCGGACACGCTCGCCGTGGAGGAGCCGCTGGAGATCCGGGTCGGGCCGGGCGGCCCGGGTCGACGCCGGCCACTGGCGGTGACCATGCGTACCCCCGGTGACGACCTCGACCTGGCCATCGGCTTCCTGCTGACCGAGGGGCTGATCCGCACCGACGCCGACGTGCAGACCGCCCAGCTCTGTTCCGGGGCGGAGACACCGAACACGTACAACGTGGTCGACGTGGTGCTCGCACCCGGCGTGCCGGCACCGGCGGTCGATCCGGCGCGCAACTTCTACACGACCAGTTCCTGCGGGGTGTGCGGCAAGGCCAGCATCGACGCGGTGCGTACCCGGTCCCGCTTCACCGTCGCGGACGACCCGCTCACCGTACCGGCGAAGCTGCTGGCCGAGCTACCCGACCGGCTGCGCGTCGCGCAGCGCGCCTTCGACCGCACCGGCGGCCTGCACGCGGCGGGCCTGTTCACCCCGGACGGCGAACTGGTGGTGCTGCGCGAGGACGTCGGCCGGCACAACGCGGTGGACAAGGTGGTCGGCTGGGCGGTCCGGCAACGACGGCTGCCACTTGCGGGTCACCTGCTGCTGGTGTCCGGTCGGGCGAGCTTCGAGCTGACCCAGAAGGCGTGGATGGCCGGGCTGCCGCTGCTGGCGGCGGTCTCCGCACCGAGCACCCTCGCCGCCGACCTGGCCGACGAGGCGGGAATGACCCTGGTCGGCTTCCTCCGTGGCCGCACCATGAACGTCTACACCCGCCCGCAGCGCGTCACCTCCTGA
- the mobA gene encoding molybdenum cofactor guanylyltransferase, with protein sequence MTEYAAVVLAGGAARRMGGRDKPAVPVHGRPMRDRVLAAVADAVPRVLVGPGGSLPPDVLVTREEPAGGGPVAATAAGLALLHPDTAVVALLAADLPLLSRPAVGVLLDALATGAGPGVSDGVCLLDDGGRRQPLCGVWRVPPLRAALDRVAARRAEGTGLAGASMRELLGELSVRELSWSAAGPPPWFDCDTDSDVRRAEEWTR encoded by the coding sequence ATGACGGAGTACGCGGCGGTGGTGCTGGCCGGTGGGGCGGCCCGCCGGATGGGCGGGCGGGACAAGCCGGCGGTGCCGGTGCACGGGCGGCCGATGCGGGACCGGGTGCTCGCCGCCGTCGCCGACGCCGTGCCCCGGGTGCTGGTCGGGCCGGGCGGGTCGCTCCCGCCCGACGTGCTGGTGACCCGGGAGGAGCCGGCCGGTGGTGGTCCGGTGGCCGCCACGGCGGCCGGGCTGGCCCTGCTTCATCCTGATACGGCCGTCGTCGCCCTGCTCGCCGCCGACCTGCCGCTGCTCAGCCGCCCGGCCGTCGGCGTGCTGCTCGACGCGCTCGCCACCGGGGCCGGCCCGGGGGTTTCGGACGGCGTCTGCCTCCTCGACGACGGTGGGCGGCGGCAGCCGTTGTGCGGGGTGTGGCGGGTGCCGCCGTTGCGCGCCGCGCTGGACCGGGTGGCCGCCCGCCGGGCGGAAGGCACCGGGCTGGCCGGGGCGTCGATGCGGGAACTGCTGGGCGAGCTGAGCGTGCGCGAGCTGTCCTGGTCCGCTGCCGGTCCGCCACCGTGGTTCGACTGCGACACTGACTCCGACGTACGCCGGGCGGAGGAGTGGACGCGATGA
- a CDS encoding DUF6457 domain-containing protein: MTVLDDWVTAACAELGLDPAEVSVPTVLDLARDVAHQVLRPGAPVTAYLLGVAVGRGADPAAAAARLSGLAAGWPVELGGPRPDAP; the protein is encoded by the coding sequence ATGACCGTGCTGGACGACTGGGTGACGGCGGCCTGCGCCGAGCTGGGCCTCGATCCGGCCGAGGTGTCGGTGCCGACCGTGCTGGACCTGGCCCGGGACGTCGCCCACCAGGTGCTGCGACCGGGTGCGCCGGTCACCGCGTACCTGCTGGGGGTGGCGGTCGGGCGTGGGGCGGACCCGGCTGCGGCGGCGGCCCGGCTCAGCGGGCTGGCCGCCGGGTGGCCGGTCGAGCTGGGCGGTCCGCGCCCCGACGCCCCCTGA
- a CDS encoding T3SS (YopN, CesT) and YbjN peptide-binding chaperone 1: MTAKHPSKPTGDRPGTSPAHHDHHDSVLLDEPSTADLRAKVTEAWREFARALAARLRELPTGAQLELTLDPTASGTGDAVYSISVAVGEQGRISARAVGNATLPQGFRLDRAAVADMIALGWSPPGVVAGSGEHFGLDGSADDASKLAGLLSRTLRDVYGAPHPAFLVYLSQDAEGESLPIEALGTARSEFGPDQDVEADLDEALAAAASAQNGDQEVLDLPERVRTVVSTMLKSTSDHLQIDSDGDINIRAGSAMVFVRVRDNPPLVDVFSPVLTEVEPTERLYVKLSELTNRMPIGRLYCADDTVWASIPVFGRNFQATHLMLAVQVMTGLADELDDRLHGEFGGKRFFGEGDKPGRGDSGHRTGMYL; the protein is encoded by the coding sequence ATGACGGCGAAGCACCCCTCGAAGCCGACCGGTGATCGGCCCGGCACCTCGCCGGCGCACCACGATCACCACGATTCGGTCCTGCTGGACGAGCCGAGCACGGCCGACCTGCGGGCCAAGGTCACCGAGGCGTGGCGGGAGTTCGCGCGGGCACTGGCCGCCCGGCTGCGCGAGCTGCCCACCGGGGCGCAGCTCGAACTGACCCTGGACCCGACCGCCTCCGGAACGGGTGACGCGGTCTACTCGATCAGCGTGGCCGTTGGTGAGCAGGGCCGGATCTCCGCACGGGCGGTCGGCAACGCCACACTGCCGCAGGGCTTCCGGCTGGACCGCGCCGCGGTGGCCGACATGATCGCGCTCGGCTGGTCGCCGCCCGGCGTGGTGGCGGGTTCCGGCGAGCACTTCGGCCTGGACGGGTCGGCCGACGACGCCAGCAAGCTCGCCGGGCTGCTCTCCCGCACCCTGCGGGATGTGTACGGCGCCCCGCACCCGGCCTTCCTGGTCTACCTCAGCCAGGACGCCGAGGGCGAGTCGTTGCCGATCGAGGCGCTCGGCACCGCGCGTAGCGAGTTCGGCCCCGACCAGGACGTCGAGGCCGACCTGGACGAGGCGCTGGCCGCGGCGGCGAGCGCCCAGAACGGCGACCAGGAGGTGCTGGACCTGCCGGAACGGGTCCGGACGGTGGTGTCGACCATGCTGAAGTCGACCTCCGACCACCTTCAGATCGACTCTGACGGGGACATCAACATCCGGGCCGGGTCGGCGATGGTCTTCGTCCGTGTCCGGGACAATCCGCCGCTGGTCGACGTGTTCTCGCCGGTGTTGACCGAGGTCGAGCCGACGGAACGGTTGTACGTGAAGCTCTCCGAGCTGACCAACCGGATGCCGATCGGCCGGCTGTACTGCGCCGATGACACCGTCTGGGCGTCCATCCCGGTCTTCGGCCGCAACTTCCAGGCCACCCACCTGATGCTGGCGGTGCAGGTGATGACCGGGCTCGCCGACGAGTTGGACGACCGGTTGCACGGCGAGTTCGGCGGGAAGCGGTTCTTCGGCGAGGGCGACAAGCCGGGCCGGGGCGACAGTGGGCACCGCACCGGCATGTACCTCTGA
- a CDS encoding Lrp/AsnC family transcriptional regulator → MQIDAVDQRIIALLVADARTSYADIGSRVSLSAPAVKRRVDRLRATGVIRGFTAVVDPAAVGWTTEAFVELFCAGRTTPTQLALAARRHPEVVGAYTVSGEADALVHLRAADISHLEEALERLRAEPFVTSSRSTIVLSRLVESPGVGPSTP, encoded by the coding sequence TTGCAGATAGACGCGGTAGACCAGCGAATCATTGCGTTGCTCGTGGCGGACGCCCGGACCTCGTACGCCGACATCGGCTCCCGGGTGTCACTGTCCGCGCCGGCGGTCAAACGCCGGGTGGACCGGCTCCGGGCCACCGGGGTGATCCGGGGCTTCACCGCCGTGGTGGACCCGGCCGCCGTCGGCTGGACCACCGAGGCGTTCGTGGAGCTGTTCTGCGCCGGCCGGACCACGCCCACCCAGCTGGCGCTGGCCGCCCGGCGGCACCCCGAGGTGGTCGGTGCCTACACCGTCTCCGGGGAGGCCGACGCGCTCGTGCACCTGCGCGCCGCCGACATCTCCCACCTGGAGGAGGCGCTGGAACGGCTCCGGGCGGAACCGTTCGTCACCTCCAGCCGGAGCACCATCGTGCTCTCCCGGCTGGTCGAGTCGCCCGGCGTCGGCCCGTCCACCCCCTGA